The genomic window TGTAGGCGCGAATGCGGCCGCTGGCGCCTCCCGCCGCGACGGCCAACCTCGGAGCCATCCCGTTGCGTACGCGGCGCTCGTTCTCCTCCCCGAAGACCGCCGCGGGGAGGTCCAGCAGCACCTCGTCGGGCGCCGCCAGCCTCTCGACCCAGTCCCCCGTCTCGAACTCGGACCTCAGCGTTTCGATGCCGGCGGCCTTTTCGAGCGAAAAAGGTCCCACGCGCGTCCTGACCAGCGACTCGAGCGAGCCGCCAACGCCGAGGTCGCGGCCGATGTCGTGAGCCAGGGACCGCACGTAGGTGCCCTTGCCGCACTCGACCTCGAAGCCGGCGAGGGGTGGTTCGAACAGGGTCACGGCGATCCTGTAGATGCGGACCGGGCGGGGCTCGGCCTCGACCGCCTGGCCGGCGCGGGCGAGCCTGTACAGCGGCACGCCCTCCCTCTTGATGGCACTGAACGGGGGCGGCCTCTGCATAATCTCGCCCTCGTACTTCTGCAGGACCTCTTCGAACTGCTCACGAGTCACGCCGGACGCGTCCGCTTCGCGCAGCACGGTGCCGGTTATGTCATAGGTGTCGGTCTCGCGCCCGAGGCGCACCACCGCCCGATACTCCTTTCGGGCGTCCATCAGGTACTCGATTACCCGCGTGGCCTGGCCGAGACAGACAGGCAACACGCCCTCCGCGAACGGGTCGAGCGTGCCTGCGTGGCCGGCGCGCTTGACGCCGGCCCGGCGCCGCACGAAGGCCACGACATCGAAGGATGTCCAGCCTGCGGGCTTGTTTATGTTAAGAATACCGCTGGTCAGCTCTGACCTCGGGCGCGGTCTTGCTCCTGCACCTTGTCGAGCAGGCTCAGGACTTCGGCGCCTTCCGCGATCGACGTGTCGAGCTTGAAGCTAAGGAAAGGCACCTTTCGCATCGTGAGGCGCTTCTTGAGCTCACGGTGCATGAAGCCTCCTGCCGCCTCCAGTGCCTTCATCGCCTGCTTCTGCTCTTCCGGAGGCGCCATTACGCTCACGAAGACGCGAGCGGTCATGAGGTCGGGGCTGACGTCGACGTGGGTAATCGAGATCAGCCCGCCCAGGCGGGGGTCGTTCAGCTCACGGAGGAGCAATTCGCTCAGTTCGTCGCGGATGAGGTCGTTGACTCGCTCGGTGCGGCGGGACATCGGCTCACCTCCGATCCCGTTGTTCCCACAGTTGCCTGGTGAGCGCGGCGGCCCCGACGTGCTCGCGCAGATGCTCGACCACGCCCAGCAGGCACCAGGCGACGCTGGCCGGCTCCCAGGGCCCGCCCTGCCAGCCCACGATGTCCGCCAGGTCGTGCTCGTCGATGTCGGCGAGGCGGGCCGGCAGCCTTCTGTCGAAGGCGTCCAACATCTCCAACAGCGCTCTTTCGTCGCCGCTGAAGTGGAAGGCCTCCTCCCGCTCCTTCAGGTACGCGTTCAAGTCGCCGTCCTTCGAGTGCGCCGCGGAGAGCAGGAAGTTCGCGGACTTGAGCACATGGGCGACCTGGGCGGCGATGGAGTTCGTTGCCTCGCCCGGACGCCAGTTCAGTCCCTCCGCGGGCAGGCCGCGCACGACAGAGCGGAGGTCGTTGAGGGAGCGGCGCATGCGGATAAGGGCCGCCTCTGCCACTGCATTCATGTCGCGGCCTCCTCAGCCGGTCCGTCCGGCTAGGACTGGCGCTCGCGGTGATAGAACTCGAGGATGTCGCCCTCCTTGAAGTCGTCGAAGCCCTCGAGCGCAACACCGCACTCGTAGCCGCTGGCCACCTCGCGTACGTCGTCCTGCATCCGCCGCAGGCTGGCGACCTTCGTCTCGGCGACAGTCTGTCCGCCTCGCTGCACGCGCACGAGATCGGAGCGGTGGATGGTACCATCCAACACCATGCAGCCGGCGATGTTCCCCCGGCGGCTGATGCGGAAGATCTGGCGCACCTCCGCGTGCCCATCGACGACTTCCGCGAACACCGGTTCGAGCATCCCCTTCAGAGCCTTCTCGATGTCCTCGACCAGGTTGTAGATCACCTTGTACTGGCGTATCTCGACGCCCTCGGCCTCTGCCTGCTTCTTCGCCCCCGGGTCCACCTTCGTGTTGAAACCGATGATGATCCCCCGCGAGGCGACGGCGAGGTTTACGTCAGACTCGGAAATGTTGCCCGAGCCGGAGTGGATCACCTTGACGTGCACCTCCGGCGTTGTCAGCCGCTCGAGCGAATTCCTGATCGGCTCGATGGAGCCCTGCACGTCCGTCTTCAGGATCAAGTTCAGCTCCCGCACGTGGCCGGCGCTGATCTCCCCGAACAGCGTGTCCAGGTTCACCGAGTGGGCTTCCTGGCGCAGCGACTCCTCGCGCTCGCGCCGCCGTCGCTCGATCTCCTCCCTGGCCGCCCTCTCGTCGGCGACGACCCGGAAGCTGTCGCCTGCGATCGGTACCTCGCGCAGGCCCAGCACCTTGACTGGCGTCGAAGGCCCCGCCGCGGCCACAGGCCGCCCGCGGTCGTCGAACATGGCCTTGATCTTGCCCGTCGTGTCTCCGGCGACCACCGCGTCGCCCACGCGGAGCGTACCCTTTTGCACCAGGAGGGTCGCCACCGGCCCGCG from Dehalococcoidia bacterium includes these protein-coding regions:
- the truB gene encoding tRNA pseudouridine(55) synthase TruB, whose translation is MTSGILNINKPAGWTSFDVVAFVRRRAGVKRAGHAGTLDPFAEGVLPVCLGQATRVIEYLMDARKEYRAVVRLGRETDTYDITGTVLREADASGVTREQFEEVLQKYEGEIMQRPPPFSAIKREGVPLYRLARAGQAVEAEPRPVRIYRIAVTLFEPPLAGFEVECGKGTYVRSLAHDIGRDLGVGGSLESLVRTRVGPFSLEKAAGIETLRSEFETGDWVERLAAPDEVLLDLPAAVFGEENERRVRNGMAPRLAVAAGGASGRIRAYTCGGDFLAVMHVDAPAVWRPEKVFASG
- the rbfA gene encoding 30S ribosome-binding factor RbfA, whose protein sequence is MSRRTERVNDLIRDELSELLLRELNDPRLGGLISITHVDVSPDLMTARVFVSVMAPPEEQKQAMKALEAAGGFMHRELKKRLTMRKVPFLSFKLDTSIAEGAEVLSLLDKVQEQDRARGQS
- a CDS encoding DinB family protein; translation: MNAVAEAALIRMRRSLNDLRSVVRGLPAEGLNWRPGEATNSIAAQVAHVLKSANFLLSAAHSKDGDLNAYLKEREEAFHFSGDERALLEMLDAFDRRLPARLADIDEHDLADIVGWQGGPWEPASVAWCLLGVVEHLREHVGAAALTRQLWEQRDRR
- the infB gene encoding translation initiation factor IF-2, encoding MVTDSKTVVLPRALTVKELGDLLHVSPVEVIKELMKNGLMASINQVIDYDTAAIVATDFGFEPAEAAPEAAPAATAPAAESAAVALRKAVDEEEDPSKLVKRPAVVTILGHVDHGKTSLLDRIRQTNVTAQEAGGITQHIGAYQVEVQGEKLTFLDTPGHEAFTAMRARGANVTDIAVLVVAADDGVMPQTIEAINHARAAGVPLVVAVNKIDVPGADPDRVLQQLTQYNVVVEEFGGDVQSQKVSARTGEGIQDLLEKIILVAELEELKANPDRPAAGAVIEAQLTSNRGPVATLLVQKGTLRVGDAVVAGDTTGKIKAMFDDRGRPVAAAGPSTPVKVLGLREVPIAGDSFRVVADERAAREEIERRRREREESLRQEAHSVNLDTLFGEISAGHVRELNLILKTDVQGSIEPIRNSLERLTTPEVHVKVIHSGSGNISESDVNLAVASRGIIIGFNTKVDPGAKKQAEAEGVEIRQYKVIYNLVEDIEKALKGMLEPVFAEVVDGHAEVRQIFRISRRGNIAGCMVLDGTIHRSDLVRVQRGGQTVAETKVASLRRMQDDVREVASGYECGVALEGFDDFKEGDILEFYHRERQS